The stretch of DNA ACGTCCGCCAGCTCTGAGGATCACCCACTCGATCGGGGTGGCGAGGCCCGGCGCCCCGCCACCCCGATCCGCTACTCCTTCACTCCCTGCTTCCGGACTCGCTGCTTGAGGAACAGTGCGGCACGGTCCAGCGCCTCGTCCGCCTCGTCGAGCACCCCGGCGAAGCACTGGAAGACGTGCGGCACGCCCGCCGTGACGTCCAGGATCACGTCCACGCCCGCGGCGGCGGCCCGCGCGGCCAGCCGGGTCGAGTCGTCGAGCAGCAGCTCGTTGGCCCCGACCTGGATCAGCATCGGGGGCAGGCCGCGGAGGTCGGCGTGCACCGCCGGGCTGAGCAGCGGATCGCGCGGGTCCGCCCCCGCGAGGTACATCGCCCCGGTGTGGTCCAGGTCCGCCCGGGTGAAGATCGGGTCGATCCCCTCCTTGGTCACCATGCTCTCGCCCGACCGGGTCGCGTCCACGCTCGGCGAGAGGGCCAGCACGGCGGCCGGCTGCGGCAGCCCGGCGTCCCGGGCGGCGAGGCAGGTGGTGACGGCGAGTCCGCCGCCCGCCGAATCCCCCGCGAAGACGACGTCCGCCGGGTCCGTGCCGCGGTCGAGCAGGGCCCGGTACGCGCTCAGGGTGTCCTCGATCGCGGCCGGGAAGGGGTGCTCGGGGGCCAGCCGGTAGTCGACGGAGTACGCCCCGAGGCCGGTCCGGGCCACCAGGTGGCCGGTGAGCGAGAGGGCGGTCTCCGGCGAGCCGAACACCCAGCCGCCGCCGTGGAAGTACAGGATCGTCCCGGTCTCCGCAGCCGCAGCCGCAGCCGTAGCCGGGGCCGGGGTCGTCGGCTCGACGCGCAGCGCGGGGCGGTCACCGAGGGTGGCGGGGGTGGTGCGGATGCGGTCGTGCGGCACCAGCATCCCGGCCATCAGCTTCCGGAACCCGGCGCGCAGCTCCTCGACCGTCGGGGGCCGTTCGGGGCGCGGGTGCCGCAACAGTGCGTCGATCCGGTCTCGCTGATGCCTGCTCATGGTCGATCCCCACCCGAAGTAGATTCCAGTACATTATATGCCGTGGAATATACATCAGACGCGAACGCCGGTCCGGGCCATGCCCCGGCCGACACCCCGCTGCTCTCCGCGCTCTTCTCCGACCTGGTGCGGTGCGAGACGCGGCTGTACAACGTGCTCAACGACCGGCTCCGCGAGCGGCACGGCATCGTCACCTCGCAGTACGAGTTCCTCGCCTACCTGCGCGCCCACCCCGGGTGCCGGGTGGCCGATCTCGCCGCCGAGTTCGCCATCGGGGTCGGCGCGACCAGCAAGGGCGTCGACCGGCTGGCCCTGCAGGGCTGGGTCCTGCGCCGCCCCAACCCCGGCGACCGCCGCTCCTCCCTGCTCGACCTCACCCCGGCCGGCACCCGCCTCACCGAGGAGGCGGCCCTGACCTTCACGGCCACCCTCACCCCCCTGCTCCTCCCC from Kitasatospora sp. MMS16-BH015 encodes:
- a CDS encoding alpha/beta hydrolase produces the protein MSRHQRDRIDALLRHPRPERPPTVEELRAGFRKLMAGMLVPHDRIRTTPATLGDRPALRVEPTTPAPATAAAAAAETGTILYFHGGGWVFGSPETALSLTGHLVARTGLGAYSVDYRLAPEHPFPAAIEDTLSAYRALLDRGTDPADVVFAGDSAGGGLAVTTCLAARDAGLPQPAAVLALSPSVDATRSGESMVTKEGIDPIFTRADLDHTGAMYLAGADPRDPLLSPAVHADLRGLPPMLIQVGANELLLDDSTRLAARAAAAGVDVILDVTAGVPHVFQCFAGVLDEADEALDRAALFLKQRVRKQGVKE
- a CDS encoding MarR family winged helix-turn-helix transcriptional regulator, with protein sequence MEYTSDANAGPGHAPADTPLLSALFSDLVRCETRLYNVLNDRLRERHGIVTSQYEFLAYLRAHPGCRVADLAAEFAIGVGATSKGVDRLALQGWVLRRPNPGDRRSSLLDLTPAGTRLTEEAALTFTATLTPLLLPTLDPAALTATARALATLRAALEQTQTGTPAG